Proteins encoded by one window of Xanthomonas sp. DAR 80977:
- a CDS encoding methionine ABC transporter permease — translation MTAFATAAGGFFRNLDAGKWAEIGNATLDTLLMLGGSLPLTLLIGLPLGVLLFLTGPRQTHQRPLLYGSLALAINVLRSVPFIILMIAMIPLTLWAMGTSLGVRGAILPLVVGAAPFYARLVETALREVDRGVVEASLAMGATTWQLVTRVLLPEARPGLIAGATVTTIALIGFTAMGGAIGSGGLGDLAYRDGYQRSHADVALITVVVLLLLVQGLQMLGDRLVAHYSRR, via the coding sequence ATGACCGCGTTCGCCACCGCCGCCGGCGGCTTCTTCCGCAATCTCGACGCCGGCAAATGGGCCGAGATCGGCAACGCCACGCTGGACACGCTGCTGATGCTCGGCGGCTCGCTGCCGCTGACCCTGCTGATCGGCCTGCCGCTGGGCGTGCTGCTGTTCCTGACCGGGCCGCGCCAGACCCACCAGCGGCCGCTGCTGTACGGCAGCCTGGCGCTGGCGATCAACGTGCTGCGCTCGGTGCCCTTCATCATCCTGATGATCGCGATGATCCCGCTGACGCTGTGGGCGATGGGCACCTCGCTGGGCGTGCGCGGCGCGATCCTGCCGCTGGTGGTGGGGGCCGCGCCGTTCTACGCGCGGCTGGTGGAGACGGCGCTGCGCGAAGTGGACCGCGGCGTGGTCGAGGCCAGCCTGGCGATGGGCGCGACCACCTGGCAGCTGGTGACCCGGGTGCTGCTGCCGGAGGCGCGGCCCGGGCTGATCGCCGGCGCGACGGTGACCACCATCGCGCTGATCGGCTTCACCGCGATGGGCGGCGCGATCGGTTCCGGCGGCCTCGGCGACCTGGCCTACCGCGACGGCTACCAGCGCTCGCACGCCGACGTGGCGCTGATCACCGTGGTGGTGCTGCTGCTGCTGGTGCAGGGGCTGCAGATGCTCGGCGATCGCCTGGTCGCGCATTACAGCCGGCGCTGA